Proteins found in one Miscanthus floridulus cultivar M001 chromosome 4, ASM1932011v1, whole genome shotgun sequence genomic segment:
- the LOC136551529 gene encoding uncharacterized protein, whose amino-acid sequence MGQRKLRHVDVEPGDLGIDDDVSDRSSSVPAAAEGPLLRLRGHRDRGRHPHLQVRQLQGGRRAAAQVRVLARPAPAAAALAQAAGPARDRRWVGRQDDARGQIEDRFYIYLEYVHPGSINKYVKQHYGAMTEPVIRNFTRHILRRLAFLHGQKIMHRDIKGANLLVDVQGVVKLADFGMAKHLSTAAPNLSLKGTPYWMAPEVS is encoded by the exons ATGGGCCAGCGGAAGCTGCGCCACGTCGACGTCGAGCCCGGGGACCTCGGCATCGACGACGACGTCTCCGACAGGTCCTCCTCCGTCCCCGCCGCAGCAGAGGGGCCGCTCCTCCGCCTCCGAGGCCATCGGGATCGCGGTCGGCACCCCCATCTCCAGGTCCGCCAGCTCCAGGGAGGGCGGCGCGCAGCCGCCCAGGTCCGCGTCCTCGCCCGTCCTGCACCCGCTGCCGCTGCCCTCGCCCAGGCTGCCGGACCCGCTCGGGATCGCCGATGGGTGGGGCGACAGGACGACGCTCGCGGCCAG ATTGAAGATCGTTTTTACATTTACCTGGAATACGTTCACCCGGGTTCAATTAATAAGTATGTCAAACAACATTATGGAGCAATGACAGAACCAGTTATTCGCAACTTCACCCGCCATATTCTAAGGCGTCTAGCATTTTTGCATGGCCAAAAGATTATGCATAG GGATATCAAAGGAGCAAATCTGCTAGTTGATGTTCAGGGTGTAGTCAAATTGGCTGACTTTGGAATGGCCAAGCAT TTAAGTACTGCAGCCCCTAATCTTTCACTGAAGGGAACACCATACTGGATGGCCCCAGAGGTATCTTAA
- the LOC136548540 gene encoding uncharacterized protein has translation MWYVTKSARRSLIQVGLFLCRDPAGGFVQDLLVPSIKEDKEVQEVPPIEQLVLTVPSSTADWREQFIKYLTNTEVPTNKTKIECLIRRSKHYMLVDGNLMRKSAKEGILQKCITQEEGVKLLLEIHSGSYGNHAASRTLVGKAF, from the coding sequence atgtggtacgtgaccaaatcagctcgccgatcacttatccaagttgggctcttcttgTGCCGTGATCCCGCCGGGGGCTTTGTTCAGgatctcctggtgccatccatcaaagaagataaggaagttcaggaagttccccctATCGAGCAACTGGTGCTTACAGTACCTTCATCGACCgctgattggagggagcaatttatcaagtacctcaccaacacCGAGGTacccaccaacaagactaaaATCGAATGCCTAAttcgtcgaagcaagcattacatgctggtggacggcaacttgatgaggaaaagtgccaaggaagggatactacagaaatgcatcacccaggAGGAGGGAGTaaaactacttctcgaaattcactctggttcctacggcaatcacgcggcctcaagaacactggtcggcaaggctttctaa